The nucleotide window GCCTCGATGCGCATGCGAATCGCATCGATCGCACCGACCGGAAAAACCAACCCCGCCGCTTCCACCACCGCCGTCACGCATGTACGTCTACCGCAATCCAACCTCCGTGTCCAGAGGCCACAAGTCGGGCAGGGTCAGGTTTAGCATGGGTCCGAAGATTTCTCCCGTCCCCCCCGTCGGCACGAGCACAGGCGCCGCCGCACAGCGGGCAGCCCACGCCGGCGCGCTGCACTAGCGGCCGGGCGTTTGTGGGTTTACGGCGAAGGGTGTCCGGCTCGGCGCACGAAGCGGCAGCGCCACCACCGTTGATCTCGGGTCGGCTTTTGGTAGCCTGCGGCCAGCCGAGGAGGCCGTAGTGAAACCCGAACGCAAACCCCGCCGACCACATTTTTCTTCCGGCCCCTGCGCCAAGCGGCCGGGCTGGAGCCTCGAAGCCCTGCGCGGCGCGGTCGTCGGACGCTCGCACCGCGCCAAGATCGGCAAAGAGCGGCTCAAAGCGGTGATCGATCGCAGCAAGGCGATTCTGGGCCTGCCGGCGGATTACCGGCTCGGCATCGTTCCCGGATCCGACACCGGCGCCGTGGAGATGGCGCTGTGGTCTCTGCTCGGAGCCCGTCCCGTCGACGTGCTCGCCTGGGAGAGCTTCGGCCAGGGTTGGTTGACCGACGTGACCAAGCACCTCAAGCTCGACGTCCGCGGCTTCACCGCCGACTATGGTGAACTCCCCGATTTGTCGCAGCCCGACTTCACCCGCGACGTTGTCTTCACCTGGAACGGCACCACCTCGGGCGTGCGTGTCCCCGACGGCGCCTGGATCAAGACCGGCCGTACCGGGCTCACGATTTGTGATGCCACGTCGGCGGCGTTCGCGATGAAGCTGCCGTGGGACAAGCTCGACGTCGTCACCTGGTCCTGGCAGAAAGTGCTCGGCGGTGAAGGCGCGCACGGGATGCTGGCGCTGTCACCGCGGGCGGTGGAGCGGCTGCAAACCTACACGCCGGCTTGGCCGTTGCCCAAAGTCTTTCGCCTGACGAAGAAGGGCCAGCTTGACGAGGAGGTGTTCGAGGGCTCGACCATCAACACCCCGTCGATGCTTTGCGTCGAGGACGCCCTCGACGGCCTGGCTTGGGCCGAACGCGAAGGCGGCCTTGACGCTCTGGTCGCTCGCTCGGAGGCGAACTTGGCCACCGTCGCCGCCTGGGTCGAGCGCACCCCGTGGGTGGAGTTCCTCGCGCGCGCGCCGCGCACGCGCTCGTGCACCTCGATCTGCCTGAAGGTCGTCGATCCGTGGTTTGAGAAGTTGGACGCCGAGGCGCGCGCGGCGGCGATCAAGAAGCTGGCCGGCATGCTGGAGAAGGAAGGCGTGGCCTACGACATCGCCGGCTACCGCGACGCACCGCCGGGGCTGCGTATCTGGGGCGGCGCCACGGTCGACAACGATGACATCGTCTGCCTGCTGCCCTGGGTCGACTGGGCGTTCGCCGAGTTGCGCGCCTGAGGTCGGGAGCGGGGATCAGCTGGCGTCTGCCAGCCGATCGAGGAAGGCGAGCGTTGCCGCCGCGGCGTTGTTTGCCGCCAAGTGATAGTAGGCGAAGAACTGCGCCGGAAACCCCGGCAACCCCAGTGGGTCGCCGGCGCCGTCCGACACCGCCCGAAAGGCGATGAACGGCAAGCCGCGCGCGACTGCCTCGCGGGCAATCGCGGCGGTCTCCATATCTTCGGCCACCGGCGCCGCAGCGGCCGTCGCCGAGGCCGCGGCCCTCAACGCATGCCAAACCGCCGGCGCCCTGGCAGCGCTTGCCGTCGTAACGTCACAGCCGAACACATCATCGCCAGCAGCTTGGCAGGGAAACGGTGTGTCGCCGAACGTATCGCTGCTTTGGCCGACACCGCCTATGACAACCGCAGGCTCGTGCGGCAAACACACCGGCTCTTCCAAACTTACGGCCGGCACCAGCGTGCAACGCTCGAGCGCAAGCCTTCGAGGCTGCGCGATATCGCCGGCTAGCGCGAGCCACCCGGGATCGGCGCTGTAAGATGTGCCATCGGCGAGCACCCACGTCGCCGGCACGCTCACATCCGCAATCCGCAGCGAGCTGCCGGCAACACCCGAGACCACCACTCCGGCAACCTCGAAGCGCTCGAGCAGCG belongs to Deltaproteobacteria bacterium and includes:
- a CDS encoding phosphoserine transaminase, with product MKPERKPRRPHFSSGPCAKRPGWSLEALRGAVVGRSHRAKIGKERLKAVIDRSKAILGLPADYRLGIVPGSDTGAVEMALWSLLGARPVDVLAWESFGQGWLTDVTKHLKLDVRGFTADYGELPDLSQPDFTRDVVFTWNGTTSGVRVPDGAWIKTGRTGLTICDATSAAFAMKLPWDKLDVVTWSWQKVLGGEGAHGMLALSPRAVERLQTYTPAWPLPKVFRLTKKGQLDEEVFEGSTINTPSMLCVEDALDGLAWAEREGGLDALVARSEANLATVAAWVERTPWVEFLARAPRTRSCTSICLKVVDPWFEKLDAEARAAAIKKLAGMLEKEGVAYDIAGYRDAPPGLRIWGGATVDNDDIVCLLPWVDWAFAELRA